A single Malaclemys terrapin pileata isolate rMalTer1 chromosome 3, rMalTer1.hap1, whole genome shotgun sequence DNA region contains:
- the BTBD3 gene encoding BTB/POZ domain-containing protein 3 isoform X1: MVDDKGKNMKCLTFFLMLPETVKNRSKKSSKKGNSSSSSSKLPPVCYEIITLKTKKKKKMAADIFPRKKPANTNTTAVQQYHQQNLNNNNTIPAPNWQGLYPTIRERNAVMFNNDLMADVHFVVGPPGGTQRLPGHKYVLAVGSSVFHAMFYGELAEDKDEIRIPDVEPAAFLAMLKYIYCDEIDLAADNVLATLYAAKKYIVPHLARACVNFLETSLSAKNACVLLSQSCLFEEPDLTQRCWEVIDAQAELALKSEGFCDIDFQTLESILRRETLNAKEIVVFEAALNWAEVECQRQDLPVSIENKRKVLGKALYLIRIPTMALDDFANGAAQSGVLTLNETNDIFLWYTAAKKPELEFVSNARKGLVPQRCHRFQSCAYRSNQWRYRGRCDSIQFAVDKRVFIAGFGLYGSSCGSAEYSAKIELKRQGVILGQNLSKYFSDGSSNTFPVWFEYPVQIEPDTFYTASVILDGNELSYFGQEGMTEVQCGKVTVQFQCSSDSTNGTGVQGGQIPELIFYA; encoded by the exons ATGGTAGATGACAAGGGAAAGAACATGAAATGTCTCACCTTCTTCTTGATGCTTCCAGAGACAGTCAAGAACAGGTCCAAGAAAAGCTCTAAGAAAGgaaacagtagcagcagcagcagcaagttgcCTCCAGTTTGCTATGAAATCATTACCTTGAAGaccaaaaagaagaagaagatggcTGCTGATATTTTTCCCAGAAAGAAACCAGCCAACACTAATACAACTGCTGTCCAGCAATACCACCAACAAAacctcaacaacaacaacactatCCCTGCCCCCAATTGGCAAGGGCTTTATCCCACCATCCGAGAGAG AAATGCAGTGATGTTCAACAATGACTTGATGGCAGATGTTCATTTTGTGGTTGGGCCACCAGGTGGGACCCAGCGGTTGCCAGGACACAAa TACGTCTTAGCTGTCGGCAGCTCTGTATTCCATGCAATGTTTTACGGAGAGCTTGCTGAGGACAAAGATGAAATTCGTATACCAGATGTTGAGCCTGCCGCTTTTCTCGCTATGCTGAA ATACATCTATTGTGATGAAATTGACTTAGCTGCCGATAACGTGCTGGCCACTCTTTATGCTGCCAAGAAGTACATCGTTCCTCATCTTGCCCGAGCATGTGTCAACTTCCTAGAGACGAGCCTAAGTGCAAAGAATGCCTGTGTGCTGCTCTCCCAGAGCTGCTTATTTGAAGAACCTGACCTGACCCAGCGCTGCTGGGAAGTGATTGATGCCCAAGCAGAGCTGGCTTTGAAATCTGAGGGGTTCTGTGATATTGATTTTCAGACGCTTGAAAGCATCCTCCGAAGGGAGACGCTGAATGCCAAAGAAATTGTTGTTTTCGAAGCTGCGCTTAACTGGGCTGAAGTTGAGTGTCAACGGCAAGATTTACCTGTTAGCATAGAAAATAAACGCAAGGTCCTAGGGAAAGCTCTCTACCTGATTCGCATCCCTACCATGGCACTCGACGACTTTGCAAATGGTGCCGCTCAGTCCGGGGTGCTGACTCTCAATGAAACCAACGATATCTTCCTTTGGTATACAGCTGCCAAAAAGCCAGAATTAGAGTTCGTGAGCAATGCCAGAAAAGGCCTTGTCCCCCAGCGTTGCCACCGCTTCCAGTCTTGCGCCTACCGCAGCAACCAGTGGCGTTACAGGGGTAGGTGTGACAGCATCCAGTTTGCTGTTGATAAGAGAGTTTTCATTGCCGGCTTTGGGCTATATGGTTCTAGCTGCGGATCGGCAGAATATAGTGCAAAGATCGAACTTAAACGCCAAGGTGTTATCCTAGGCCAGAACTTGAGCAAGTATTTCTCAGATGGATCTAGCAACACTTTCCCAGTGTGGTTTGAGTACCCAGTGCAGATTGAGCCCGATACCTTTTATACAGCTAGTGTGATACTGGATGGCAACGAACTAAGCTATTTTGGACAAGAAGGAATGACTGAAGTTCAGTGTGGAAAGGTAACTGTTCAATTCCAGTGCTCTTCAGACAGTACTAATGGcactggagtgcagggagggcagATTCCAGAACTCATATTCTACGCCTGA
- the BTBD3 gene encoding BTB/POZ domain-containing protein 3 isoform X2 — translation MAADIFPRKKPANTNTTAVQQYHQQNLNNNNTIPAPNWQGLYPTIRERNAVMFNNDLMADVHFVVGPPGGTQRLPGHKYVLAVGSSVFHAMFYGELAEDKDEIRIPDVEPAAFLAMLKYIYCDEIDLAADNVLATLYAAKKYIVPHLARACVNFLETSLSAKNACVLLSQSCLFEEPDLTQRCWEVIDAQAELALKSEGFCDIDFQTLESILRRETLNAKEIVVFEAALNWAEVECQRQDLPVSIENKRKVLGKALYLIRIPTMALDDFANGAAQSGVLTLNETNDIFLWYTAAKKPELEFVSNARKGLVPQRCHRFQSCAYRSNQWRYRGRCDSIQFAVDKRVFIAGFGLYGSSCGSAEYSAKIELKRQGVILGQNLSKYFSDGSSNTFPVWFEYPVQIEPDTFYTASVILDGNELSYFGQEGMTEVQCGKVTVQFQCSSDSTNGTGVQGGQIPELIFYA, via the exons atggcTGCTGATATTTTTCCCAGAAAGAAACCAGCCAACACTAATACAACTGCTGTCCAGCAATACCACCAACAAAacctcaacaacaacaacactatCCCTGCCCCCAATTGGCAAGGGCTTTATCCCACCATCCGAGAGAG AAATGCAGTGATGTTCAACAATGACTTGATGGCAGATGTTCATTTTGTGGTTGGGCCACCAGGTGGGACCCAGCGGTTGCCAGGACACAAa TACGTCTTAGCTGTCGGCAGCTCTGTATTCCATGCAATGTTTTACGGAGAGCTTGCTGAGGACAAAGATGAAATTCGTATACCAGATGTTGAGCCTGCCGCTTTTCTCGCTATGCTGAA ATACATCTATTGTGATGAAATTGACTTAGCTGCCGATAACGTGCTGGCCACTCTTTATGCTGCCAAGAAGTACATCGTTCCTCATCTTGCCCGAGCATGTGTCAACTTCCTAGAGACGAGCCTAAGTGCAAAGAATGCCTGTGTGCTGCTCTCCCAGAGCTGCTTATTTGAAGAACCTGACCTGACCCAGCGCTGCTGGGAAGTGATTGATGCCCAAGCAGAGCTGGCTTTGAAATCTGAGGGGTTCTGTGATATTGATTTTCAGACGCTTGAAAGCATCCTCCGAAGGGAGACGCTGAATGCCAAAGAAATTGTTGTTTTCGAAGCTGCGCTTAACTGGGCTGAAGTTGAGTGTCAACGGCAAGATTTACCTGTTAGCATAGAAAATAAACGCAAGGTCCTAGGGAAAGCTCTCTACCTGATTCGCATCCCTACCATGGCACTCGACGACTTTGCAAATGGTGCCGCTCAGTCCGGGGTGCTGACTCTCAATGAAACCAACGATATCTTCCTTTGGTATACAGCTGCCAAAAAGCCAGAATTAGAGTTCGTGAGCAATGCCAGAAAAGGCCTTGTCCCCCAGCGTTGCCACCGCTTCCAGTCTTGCGCCTACCGCAGCAACCAGTGGCGTTACAGGGGTAGGTGTGACAGCATCCAGTTTGCTGTTGATAAGAGAGTTTTCATTGCCGGCTTTGGGCTATATGGTTCTAGCTGCGGATCGGCAGAATATAGTGCAAAGATCGAACTTAAACGCCAAGGTGTTATCCTAGGCCAGAACTTGAGCAAGTATTTCTCAGATGGATCTAGCAACACTTTCCCAGTGTGGTTTGAGTACCCAGTGCAGATTGAGCCCGATACCTTTTATACAGCTAGTGTGATACTGGATGGCAACGAACTAAGCTATTTTGGACAAGAAGGAATGACTGAAGTTCAGTGTGGAAAGGTAACTGTTCAATTCCAGTGCTCTTCAGACAGTACTAATGGcactggagtgcagggagggcagATTCCAGAACTCATATTCTACGCCTGA